TTTTAAGGATTGATTTAGTTTTAAATGCAGTATGGTTATTCTGGTAGCAATTTGCTTCATTGCTTATCACCATGTTTAATAAGGTAGTGTGCTTAAGGCAACGTTTAGACCACAAGACGCTCCTTAGGCAAGGTATCGTCAGCAACGCTTAACCAAGGTTCAAGAGAATGAAAAGGGATTAATAAAAGAAGAAATAGAGGACAACAATCGACTCCGTTATCTAATTTAACCATGCTTTGCTCGCCAACGGCAGCACGAAGGACGACGTTGGATCTGCCTCTTGCCATGGTGATGGCAATGGTAGGGTTAAATTTGAAGCAGAAAAGGTGGTTTATGATCGGTGGGTAATATCAACGAGTTCATCACTTCACTTGGTGGTGGCGTAAAAAGAAAGGAGACTTACATTATCAGAAAGGAGTGGTCTTCTTATTTTCTTTAGATAATATTTGCCGTGGTTATAGTCATTGGACTTGCCCGTCTTGCTGTACCGACTTTGGTCCCATAAGAGATTGGTGGCCGGCCACACCTCAGATTAGCGCTTAAATAACATTTAAAGTAACGGGTTAGGAGTATTTTTGGTTTCAACTTTGTCAAATTCTCAATATGGATGAAAAAAGCGAAACTAAAGTTGTCTTTATTTTACATGTACATTGATATTAAGTTTGATCAACCATAAGAAAATAACTTTTTCCTATCACATGATCACAATTAATCTACTATGAAATATATTTTGATCGTTTGCTTATTTGATGGGCAAAATAACCATTGTCGTCATTCAACTTTCTACTGTGGCTTAATTTCATCCTCCAACTATCAAAATAGCTGTTTCAATCCTCAAACTTCTCCTAAATGGTCAATTTTGTCCCTCATCCTACATGTCATGTCTTGTTGGCACGCCACATcagcatccatccatccatagTTCCAAGTGGATTTGAATTGACCTTTTACCTCCTCTTATTTCCATGCTATTTTCCATTAAGTTTGTTATGAACAGCCATTGTTCAACATTATAATGGATATTGATATCTTTTCTTAAGATGTCCAAGAAAACAATCCCATCAATTTTATTTCTCCTATTCCACAACAACCGATGCTATCATTTGCATCCCTTTCCAACAGTTGAAATCAAAACACCTCTTTTAGATTCTTTAACAATGTATCCATCAATCTCAATTGCTTAAACATCCATTTAAGAATTCAAAAGCTAGATTTAATTTAAGTATGGTTGAAAGAATAGATGATGAGTTCCTCAAAAAAAAGAATAGATGACTGGATGTTGACATGGCATGCCAACATGACAAGACGCGTAGGACAAATGATGAAATTAAGCCGTAGGGAGAAGTTTGAGGACTAAAATGATTGTTTTAACAGTTGAGGGATGAAAGCGAGCTTTGGAGGATAAAAATAGCTATTCGGCCTATTTGATGTGATAGAATTTTAATATTGTTGTCTATGACCTTGATCAAATTTAAGGCGTTTTTAACTTATGAAAAACTTTAAAAGACCTTACATTTAGGTAAGGAGGGAGCATCAAAGAATAACTTGCCAATTGCTTTTAAATAAGAATTTCTTTTGAAAATATTTACTTTTAGGGCGGAGAGAGTATCAAAGAATAGCATGCAAAGTATGCAAAAAATTCTCATTGAACTAGACCCGTATCGAGAAATATAGTACCGTGGCAGCTTCAAATAGATATCACGTATATGAGCTTGCAGGTTTCAGAAGAAGTAAGGTTATATATGCTGTGCATCGTCATACTTCGAATTTATTTACCAGATTTCATCTTCGAAATTCGAAATCTACGTCTCCTGACTTCCATTTCACTGCTAAGCTAAACTCTTTTAGCTGCTGCAAAACGAGCCCAAGAGCAGGAGAAGCGCCTGCCCGCCGCATCGCCGTCCACTCGTCCCCTGCCCACACGAGCAATCGATCCAACGGCCGTCCTTCCTCCCCAGctccgggcccacctgtcagcctcccACCCTACCCACAAAACCCCCGCACGCTCCCCTCCTAAAACCCTAATAAACCCTCGCCCCCTCCCTCacagctcccaccgccgcctcccctTCCCGCGCCGCCAAAgtcctccacctccctctcccacCCACCCAGCTCTCCCCGAGCGAGCCCAAGGGCACCACACGCGCCATGCGGCCACCGagagggcgcggcggaggcggccgcttcggcggtggcggaggccgtggcggcggcggaggtcggttcggcggcggcggcggccgcttcGGTggtgggcgcggcggcggcgggttccGCGACGAGGGCCCGCCCGCGGAGGTCGTCGGTGCGTGCCATCTCGACGCTCTCCGGGGAAAGCTTACGGTTTTGGTTCGTTTCGTGTGGGGGAGGATTCTCTGACTCGGGGCTGCCGCTGTTGTGCTTGTGTGCGCAGAGGTGTCGACGTTCCTGCACGCGTGCGAGGGGGACGCGGTGACGAAGCTCACGAACGAGAAGGTTCCCTACTTCAACGCGCCCATCTACCTCCAGAACAAGACCCAGATCGGCAAGGTCGACGAGATCTTCGGCCCCATCAACGAATCAGTGAGCTCCTCCTCGCCCTGCTGCCTACTACCAATCCTGTTGGGCACCTTGAGAAATCTTAGCCTTTTTTCTTGCTCACAGCGAGTTGTGAAGTTGCCCTGTGTTCCTTGCGTAGGTAGGACTGCGGAATAGCTTTATTGACTTGGGTTGTTGAAGTTTTGCGTTGCTTAGAGAGAACGAGCGCAGTTATTTGTTCAGTGAGCATTTAGTATATGGTTTGCAGGTTTTACTCTTGTAGGGTCTCTTAGTTGCATCGATTTatgtatttggataggttgGCACATTTAACGGTGAAAATGTTATGTAGCGTGGATGTTCCTTTTTTTGAAATATTCTTTGTTCTTACTAGTCTTCTTTGGATTTTGATGTATAGTTTCAGGGCTATAGGCTCACAGATTTTACCTGAAGTGTTCTAGTTAGCCAAGTCTGGTTGACAGTACTTTGAAAGTATTGTTGTACTTATGCTTCTACTGTTGTGCTGAATCTGTTTCTGTTGTGTGTGTAGTATTTCTCTGTAAAGATGATGGAAGGGATCATTGCAACGTCCTACAAGGAAGGTGACAAGTTCTACATCGACCCCGCGAAATTGTTGCCACTCTCGCGCTTCCTGCCACAGCCAAAGTATGAGTTGATCTAATTGTTGCCATTTCTCATGCAAATGCTTGCCGTTTCTGAAAAAGCAAACTGAAATATTCCATTCATTTGCGCACTTTGTTATTTTACTTGA
Above is a genomic segment from Panicum hallii strain FIL2 chromosome 8, PHallii_v3.1, whole genome shotgun sequence containing:
- the LOC112902774 gene encoding putative H/ACA ribonucleoprotein complex subunit 1-like protein 1, which translates into the protein MRPPRGRGGGGRFGGGGGRGGGGGRFGGGGGRFGGGRGGGGFRDEGPPAEVVEVSTFLHACEGDAVTKLTNEKVPYFNAPIYLQNKTQIGKVDEIFGPINESYFSVKMMEGIIATSYKEGDKFYIDPAKLLPLSRFLPQPKGQSQGAPRGGGRGGRGGGRGRGGSFRGGRGPPRGRGGPPRGGGRGGFRGRGRF